The Hymenobacter sp. 5317J-9 genome has a window encoding:
- a CDS encoding OmpA family protein yields MSLTTELLRMKAFGALVLILFPLGLRAQADKALPAATYADADGRFTLTYPRAWQLRPGAAGSEAAFYAPATGQPVPAVVTMTARPLPDALKDRPLTGAGSQDSLWRTLLRLPNLYVVRLEEKNYGRYEEVRYDYTYAPVAGLPGRLHVAGRRFWRVGYEFQVEYRAATTEDGRCLPEGQQILDSFAFTSKSITSRRYVDQVCDGKMYGIAAMSRRTGQWEDDCRSIHEFSTDDVSELATVHRNVLPFQSYALAKGFDNCLYSVTKSPTNQPELVYRYDPTTRRGAFTTWQLPAQGPTNVWISAATDERGDLYFLTSDANQLVKVSPAEGGTVTVLWQKDPTQQAAYYPSIAFDGAGTHGNFCLDDANTVYMVYSTDGSLVRVDLKTQRPAPELLALTGLPKRGGYSDVLLQNDESGRRRMYLAGPHALYKVDLSRRKASLERRGTYTDLAGCNLFRVAYRGAAPPLPSATVPWRGRVLNATTYQPLTAAELHIGRESASAVVALSTDGRFSYGAAPGKPYFYKAQLAGFVDADSSWTVGAGPTVHDILLQPLAVGTTLPLANVQFEQGQAVLLPGSARALDQLVAMMADNPRLTIELRGHTDNVGEPAKNVVLSEERVAAVKAYLVAHGVAESRITGIGFGGAKPAASNAQETTRKLNRRVEFRVTGI; encoded by the coding sequence GTGTCGCTGACGACCGAGCTGCTGCGTATGAAGGCCTTTGGGGCACTGGTGCTGATTTTGTTTCCGTTGGGGCTGCGCGCGCAGGCAGACAAGGCCCTGCCCGCCGCTACGTATGCCGATGCCGATGGGCGCTTCACCCTGACGTATCCGCGTGCCTGGCAGTTGCGGCCCGGCGCCGCGGGGTCGGAAGCAGCCTTCTACGCGCCGGCCACGGGGCAGCCCGTGCCGGCCGTGGTGACAATGACGGCCCGCCCCCTGCCCGACGCCCTGAAGGACCGGCCGCTGACCGGCGCCGGCAGCCAGGATTCGCTCTGGCGCACCCTGCTGCGCCTGCCCAACCTGTATGTGGTGCGCCTGGAAGAGAAAAACTACGGCCGTTACGAGGAGGTGCGCTACGACTACACCTATGCCCCCGTGGCGGGGCTGCCGGGCCGCCTGCACGTGGCGGGCCGGCGCTTCTGGCGCGTGGGCTACGAGTTTCAGGTAGAATACCGGGCGGCTACTACCGAGGATGGTCGCTGCCTGCCCGAAGGGCAGCAAATACTTGATTCGTTTGCTTTTACCAGCAAATCCATCACCAGCCGCCGCTACGTGGACCAGGTGTGCGACGGCAAAATGTACGGCATCGCGGCCATGAGCCGCCGCACCGGCCAGTGGGAAGACGACTGCCGCTCCATCCACGAGTTTTCGACCGACGACGTGTCCGAGCTGGCCACGGTGCACCGCAACGTGCTGCCCTTTCAGTCGTACGCCCTGGCCAAGGGGTTTGACAACTGCCTGTACTCGGTCACGAAATCGCCCACCAACCAGCCCGAGCTGGTGTACCGCTACGACCCCACCACGCGGCGCGGGGCTTTCACCACCTGGCAGCTGCCCGCGCAGGGGCCCACCAACGTCTGGATTTCGGCCGCCACCGACGAGCGCGGCGACCTGTACTTCCTCACCTCCGACGCCAACCAGCTGGTGAAGGTGAGCCCCGCCGAAGGCGGCACCGTGACCGTGCTCTGGCAGAAAGACCCCACCCAGCAGGCCGCCTACTACCCCAGCATTGCTTTCGACGGCGCGGGCACACACGGCAACTTTTGCCTCGACGACGCCAATACCGTGTACATGGTGTACAGCACCGACGGCTCGCTGGTGCGCGTGGACCTGAAAACCCAGCGGCCCGCGCCCGAGCTGCTGGCCCTCACGGGCTTGCCCAAGCGCGGCGGCTACAGCGACGTACTGCTGCAAAACGACGAGTCGGGCCGGCGGCGCATGTACCTGGCCGGCCCGCACGCCCTCTACAAGGTGGACCTGTCGCGGCGCAAGGCCAGCTTGGAGCGGCGCGGCACCTACACCGACCTGGCGGGCTGCAACCTGTTTCGGGTGGCCTACCGGGGAGCAGCCCCGCCCTTGCCCAGCGCCACCGTGCCCTGGCGTGGGCGCGTGCTGAACGCTACCACCTACCAGCCGCTAACGGCGGCCGAACTGCACATTGGCCGCGAAAGCGCTTCGGCCGTGGTGGCACTTTCCACCGATGGCCGGTTTTCGTACGGCGCGGCGCCGGGCAAGCCGTATTTCTACAAAGCGCAGCTGGCCGGCTTCGTCGACGCTGATAGCAGTTGGACGGTGGGCGCCGGCCCCACCGTGCACGACATCTTGCTGCAACCCCTGGCCGTGGGCACCACCCTCCCGCTGGCCAACGTGCAGTTTGAGCAAGGCCAGGCCGTGCTGCTGCCGGGCTCGGCCCGCGCCCTCGACCAGCTGGTGGCCATGATGGCCGACAACCCGCGCCTGACCATCGAGCTGCGCGGCCACACCGACAACGTGGGCGAGCCCGCCAAAAACGTGGTGCTCAGCGAGGAGCGAGTGGCGGCGGTGAAGGCCTACCTGGTGGCCCACGGCGTGGCCGAAAGCCGCATCACCGGCATCGGCTTCGGCGGCGCCAAACCGGCGGCCAGCAACGCGCAGGAAACCACCCGCAAGCTGAACCGGCGCGTGGAGTTCCGGGTGACGGGGATATAA
- a CDS encoding class I SAM-dependent rRNA methyltransferase, with protein sequence MLNPATIVLKNGKDHSLRRRHPWVFSGAIARVKGDTEEGAPVRVEAIDGELLGVGHFSGGGSIAVRMLDFGPSAQLPTAAFWEERLGNAYRLRQRLGLTGTADTNVFRLVHAEGDGLPGLIIDVYGDVAVVQAHSIGMYRARPEIAAALRAVFGNKLRAIYDKSAETIPGNAVPDAKNGYLFGQSSGAEHVVQENGHRFAVDWETGQKTGFFIDQRDNRDLLARYSPGRRVLNTFCYTGGFSVYALEAGAELVHSVDSSKKAIALTERNAELSNHADRHAAYPDDVLGFLKNHSAEYDLLVLDPPAFAKHMGARHAALMGYKRLNAAGIAHLAPGGLLFTFSCSQVVSPELFEGAVLAAAIEAGRPARILHRLTQPADHPVSLFHPEGAYLKGLVLAVE encoded by the coding sequence ATGCTGAATCCTGCCACCATCGTCCTCAAAAACGGAAAAGACCACTCCCTGCGCCGCCGCCACCCGTGGGTATTCTCCGGCGCCATTGCCCGCGTGAAGGGCGACACCGAAGAAGGCGCGCCCGTGCGCGTCGAGGCCATCGACGGCGAGCTGCTGGGCGTGGGCCACTTTTCGGGCGGCGGCTCCATTGCCGTGCGCATGCTGGATTTTGGCCCGAGCGCGCAACTGCCGACGGCCGCGTTCTGGGAAGAGCGGCTGGGCAACGCCTACCGCCTGCGCCAGCGCCTGGGCCTAACCGGCACCGCCGACACCAACGTGTTTCGGCTGGTGCACGCCGAAGGCGACGGCCTGCCCGGCCTCATCATTGACGTGTACGGTGATGTGGCCGTGGTGCAGGCCCACAGCATCGGCATGTACCGCGCCCGGCCCGAAATAGCCGCCGCCCTGCGCGCGGTGTTCGGCAACAAGCTGCGCGCCATCTACGACAAGAGCGCCGAAACCATCCCCGGCAACGCCGTGCCCGATGCCAAGAACGGCTACCTCTTCGGCCAGAGCAGCGGCGCCGAGCACGTGGTGCAGGAAAACGGCCACCGCTTTGCCGTGGACTGGGAAACCGGCCAGAAAACCGGCTTCTTCATCGACCAGCGCGACAACCGCGACCTACTGGCCCGCTACTCGCCCGGCCGCCGCGTGCTCAACACGTTTTGCTACACCGGCGGCTTCTCGGTGTACGCCCTGGAGGCCGGCGCCGAGCTGGTGCACTCCGTGGATAGCAGCAAGAAAGCCATTGCCCTCACCGAACGCAACGCCGAGCTCTCGAACCACGCCGACCGCCACGCCGCCTACCCCGACGACGTGCTGGGCTTCCTCAAAAACCACTCGGCCGAATACGACCTGCTGGTGCTCGACCCGCCCGCGTTTGCCAAGCACATGGGCGCCCGCCACGCCGCCCTCATGGGCTACAAGCGCCTGAACGCGGCCGGCATTGCGCACCTGGCGCCGGGCGGGCTACTGTTCACCTTCTCTTGCAGCCAAGTAGTTAGCCCCGAATTATTTGAGGGCGCGGTGCTGGCGGCAGCCATCGAGGCCGGCCGGCCGGCGCGCATTCTGCACCGCCTCACCCAGCCCGCCGACCATCCCGTGAGCCTGTTCCACCCCGAAGGCGCGTACTTGAAAGGACTGGTGCTGGCGGTGGAGTAG
- a CDS encoding carotenoid biosynthesis protein, with protein MEYPESLNPTTNTRRLRIAQGLVLLFHVTGFVGLAFSNDPDFYLRFTPLTLLLTAGLLLAFQPERNGSFWGFSLSVIVLGFAVEFIGVNTGKIFGHYTYGDTLGVKLFNAPPFVGVPPMIGLNWLVLTYVCGVLARYLPLGELPRTLLAALLMVGLDVCLEPVAGRYDFWHWSAEIIPLQNFRDWFIVACVLQMLFNRANFPKVNALAPMVYLTQLLFFFFLGALQ; from the coding sequence ATGGAGTATCCTGAATCCCTCAATCCAACCACCAATACCCGCCGGTTGCGCATCGCCCAGGGCTTGGTGCTGCTGTTTCACGTCACGGGTTTTGTGGGCCTGGCCTTCTCCAACGACCCCGATTTTTACCTGCGCTTCACGCCGCTCACGCTGCTGCTCACGGCGGGGCTGCTGCTGGCGTTTCAGCCGGAGCGCAACGGGAGCTTCTGGGGCTTTAGTCTTTCGGTGATAGTGCTGGGGTTTGCCGTCGAGTTTATTGGCGTGAACACGGGCAAGATTTTTGGGCACTACACCTACGGCGATACGCTGGGCGTCAAGCTGTTCAACGCGCCGCCGTTTGTGGGCGTGCCGCCGATGATTGGCCTCAACTGGCTGGTGCTGACGTACGTGTGCGGTGTGCTGGCGCGCTACCTGCCGCTGGGCGAGCTGCCGCGCACGCTGCTGGCGGCCCTGCTCATGGTGGGGCTCGACGTGTGCCTGGAGCCCGTGGCGGGCCGCTACGACTTCTGGCACTGGTCGGCCGAAATCATTCCGCTGCAGAATTTCCGCGACTGGTTTATTGTGGCCTGCGTGCTGCAGATGCTGTTCAACCGGGCCAACTTTCCCAAGGTCAACGCCTTGGCTCCGATGGTGTACCTCACGCAGCTGCTGTTTTTCTTTTTCCTTGGGGCTCTGCAGTAA
- a CDS encoding TetR/AcrR family transcriptional regulator encodes MPDFTLPAASLEAAMPVFHRYGLHTATDEVLAAALHTSVPELTAQFPSRELLVHHAILADMERQKREHRELYEQFQTAVERLYGLLQLGLRDLATVPGEFYVDLQTGFPQTWEAVMDHLNSYSAPQLQQLLNDGIRGRLFRSDINIQLVTKILIEQLNLLLNPQVFPPDRYNMREVFRSIFLYYIRGICTDEGARIAAEHFARL; translated from the coding sequence ATGCCCGACTTTACCCTTCCGGCGGCTTCATTGGAAGCCGCCATGCCCGTGTTTCACCGCTACGGCTTGCACACCGCCACCGATGAGGTGCTGGCCGCCGCCCTGCACACCAGCGTGCCCGAGCTCACGGCGCAGTTTCCGAGCCGCGAGCTGCTGGTGCACCACGCCATACTGGCCGACATGGAGCGCCAGAAACGGGAGCACCGAGAGTTATATGAGCAATTTCAGACGGCGGTGGAGCGGCTCTACGGCCTGCTGCAATTGGGCTTGCGCGACCTGGCCACGGTGCCGGGCGAGTTCTACGTCGACCTGCAAACCGGCTTCCCGCAAACCTGGGAAGCGGTAATGGACCACCTCAACAGCTACTCGGCGCCCCAGCTACAACAGCTGCTGAACGACGGTATTCGGGGCCGTTTGTTTCGCTCCGACATTAACATTCAGCTGGTTACCAAAATCCTTATTGAGCAGCTCAACCTGCTGCTCAACCCGCAGGTGTTTCCGCCCGACCGCTACAACATGCGCGAGGTGTTCCGCAGCATCTTCCTGTACTACATTCGCGGCATCTGCACCGACGAAGGCGCGCGGATTGCGGCCGAGCATTTCGCCCGGCTGTAG
- a CDS encoding M28 family metallopeptidase, whose translation MRLSTLRGWLLPAAAGLLLAGCQSNTSASETASANGNTEAAPTDTASVPAPKDGITAALIGQHIKVLASDEFQGRRPFTAGEEKATNYLAAEFKKLGLQPGANGSYFQAVPLVEIAGEPDSTATVTGNGKSLTLKYRQDYMFLTEREVPTVEIKNSPLVFAGYGVTAPEYGWDDYAGLDVKGKTVVVLINDPGNAGNDTTLFKGKAMTYYGRWGYKYEEAARHGATGLLIIHDTKPASYPWTVVQSSNGGAKLHPQTPDHGASKVALEGWMTLDAAKRLFTMAGQNYEEAYTAANQKGFKGQALGLNLTTTLHNTITRKTSKKVVAVLPGTTRPKEYIIYSAHWDHLGIGPAIAGDSIYNGALDNASGCAGLLAIANGFVQAKEKPARSIVFLAVTGEEQGLLGSDYYAQHPIFPVASTVADINMDELLAFGPMRDVTITGYGQSELDDYARAAAKEQNRYVIPYQHPETGSFYRSDHFSFAKVGIPALYASGSFDSRLHGKDFAEKQRKDFEEITYHQPADQYDPKWDLRGAEQDARLLFRVGQKLASETTFPKWKEGSEFKATREKSRPM comes from the coding sequence ATGCGCTTATCAACGTTGCGCGGTTGGCTGCTGCCGGCCGCGGCGGGCCTGCTGTTAGCCGGCTGCCAGTCCAATACCTCTGCTTCGGAAACGGCTTCGGCCAACGGCAACACCGAAGCCGCGCCCACCGACACGGCCAGCGTGCCCGCGCCGAAAGACGGCATAACGGCCGCGCTGATTGGCCAGCACATCAAAGTGCTGGCATCAGATGAGTTTCAGGGCCGGCGGCCGTTCACGGCGGGCGAGGAAAAAGCCACGAATTATTTGGCCGCCGAATTCAAGAAGCTGGGGCTGCAGCCGGGAGCCAACGGCAGCTATTTTCAGGCCGTGCCGCTGGTGGAAATTGCGGGCGAACCCGACTCGACGGCCACGGTGACGGGCAATGGCAAAAGCCTGACCCTGAAGTACCGCCAGGACTACATGTTCCTGACGGAGCGCGAGGTGCCCACGGTCGAAATCAAGAATTCGCCGCTGGTGTTTGCCGGCTACGGCGTGACGGCGCCAGAGTACGGCTGGGACGACTACGCCGGCCTCGACGTGAAGGGCAAAACCGTAGTGGTGCTCATCAACGACCCCGGCAACGCGGGCAACGACACCACCCTATTCAAGGGCAAGGCCATGACGTACTACGGCCGCTGGGGCTACAAGTACGAGGAAGCCGCCCGCCACGGCGCCACCGGCCTGCTCATTATCCACGACACCAAGCCCGCCTCCTACCCCTGGACGGTGGTGCAAAGCAGCAACGGCGGCGCCAAGCTGCACCCCCAAACGCCCGACCACGGCGCCAGCAAAGTGGCTCTGGAAGGCTGGATGACCCTCGACGCGGCCAAGCGCCTCTTCACGATGGCCGGGCAGAACTATGAGGAAGCCTACACGGCGGCCAATCAAAAAGGCTTCAAAGGCCAAGCCCTGGGCCTGAACCTGACCACCACGCTGCACAACACCATCACGCGCAAAACCTCGAAAAAAGTGGTGGCCGTGCTGCCCGGCACCACGCGGCCTAAAGAATACATCATCTACTCGGCGCACTGGGACCACCTCGGCATCGGGCCGGCCATTGCCGGCGACTCGATTTACAACGGCGCGCTGGACAACGCCAGCGGCTGCGCCGGCCTGCTGGCCATTGCCAACGGCTTTGTGCAAGCCAAGGAGAAGCCCGCCCGCAGCATCGTGTTTCTGGCCGTGACTGGCGAAGAGCAGGGCCTGCTGGGCTCCGACTACTATGCCCAGCACCCCATTTTCCCGGTGGCCAGCACCGTGGCCGACATCAACATGGACGAGCTGCTGGCCTTTGGCCCAATGCGCGACGTGACCATCACGGGCTACGGCCAGTCGGAGCTCGACGACTATGCCCGCGCCGCCGCCAAGGAGCAAAACCGTTACGTCATCCCCTACCAGCACCCCGAAACCGGCAGCTTCTACCGCTCCGACCATTTCAGCTTCGCCAAAGTGGGCATTCCGGCGCTCTACGCCAGCGGCTCCTTCGACAGCCGCCTGCACGGCAAGGACTTCGCCGAAAAGCAGCGCAAGGACTTTGAAGAAATTACCTATCACCAGCCCGCCGACCAATACGACCCCAAATGGGACCTGCGCGGCGCCGAGCAGGACGCCCGCCTGCTGTTCCGCGTGGGCCAGAAGCTGGCCAGTGAAACCACCTTCCCGAAATGGAAGGAGGGCTCAGAATTCAAGGCGACGCGGGAGAAAAGCCGGCCGATGTAG
- a CDS encoding NADP-dependent glyceraldehyde-3-phosphate dehydrogenase, translated as MPVTPESLTHLFPLDERAIPEAWRRPEPLHQRQYLLDGELREWHGPTQEVRTPIQTRLTDGTLAPRVIGSYPLLDEAESLKALDAAVRAYDHGRGEWPTMSVAERIAAVEKFTRLIVARKAEIVQLLLWEIGKSAADSEKEFDRTIDYIRNTIDALKDIDRDSSRFTIEEGIIGQIRRSPLGVVLCMGPFNYPLNETFCMLIPALIMGNTVLFKPPKHGALLHYPLLQAFTEAFPKGVVNTVYGRGNAVVPALMASGKIDVLALIGSSRVADSLKKLHPKSNRLRAVFGLDAKNVAIVMPDADLDVAIKESVLGALSFNGQRCTALKLFMVHESIAEDFVQRLATEINKLKPGMPWDAGVNITPLPEPQKPDYLAEVIADAQAKGARVVNEGGGTAAGPLVFPALLFPVQEGMKVWREEQFGPVVPVASFSKVDEAIQYIIDSDHGQQVSIFGSESKEVADLIDQLVNQVSRVNINAQCQRGPDTFPFTGRKDSAEGTLSVYDALRSFSIRTVVATKMTDANKHLLNEIVDGQESSFLSTRFIL; from the coding sequence ATGCCCGTAACCCCCGAAAGCCTGACCCATCTGTTCCCGCTCGACGAGCGGGCCATTCCCGAAGCCTGGCGCCGGCCCGAGCCGCTGCACCAGCGCCAGTACCTGCTCGACGGCGAGTTGCGCGAGTGGCACGGCCCCACGCAGGAGGTGCGCACGCCCATCCAGACGCGCCTCACCGACGGCACGCTGGCGCCCCGCGTCATCGGCTCTTACCCGCTGCTCGACGAAGCCGAAAGCCTCAAGGCCCTCGATGCCGCCGTGCGCGCCTACGACCACGGCCGCGGCGAGTGGCCCACCATGAGCGTGGCCGAGCGCATTGCCGCCGTCGAGAAATTTACCCGCCTCATCGTGGCCCGCAAGGCCGAAATCGTGCAGCTGCTGCTGTGGGAAATCGGCAAGTCGGCCGCCGACTCGGAGAAGGAGTTTGACCGCACCATCGACTATATCCGCAACACGATTGACGCCCTCAAGGACATCGACCGCGACTCGTCGCGCTTCACTATAGAGGAAGGCATCATCGGCCAGATTCGGCGCTCGCCGCTGGGCGTGGTGCTCTGCATGGGCCCCTTCAACTACCCGCTGAACGAGACCTTTTGCATGCTCATTCCGGCCCTCATTATGGGCAACACCGTGCTGTTCAAACCGCCGAAACACGGCGCGCTGCTGCACTACCCGCTGCTGCAGGCCTTCACCGAAGCCTTCCCCAAAGGCGTGGTGAACACCGTGTACGGCCGCGGCAACGCGGTGGTCCCGGCCCTCATGGCGTCGGGCAAAATCGACGTGCTGGCCCTCATCGGCAGCAGCCGGGTGGCCGACTCGCTCAAGAAGCTGCACCCCAAGTCGAACCGCCTGCGGGCCGTGTTCGGGCTCGATGCCAAAAACGTGGCCATCGTGATGCCCGACGCCGACCTGGACGTGGCCATCAAGGAATCGGTGCTGGGCGCGCTGAGCTTCAACGGGCAGCGCTGCACGGCGCTCAAGCTGTTTATGGTACACGAGAGCATTGCCGAAGACTTCGTGCAGCGCCTGGCCACCGAAATCAACAAGCTGAAACCCGGCATGCCCTGGGACGCCGGCGTGAACATCACCCCGCTCCCCGAGCCGCAAAAGCCGGATTACCTGGCCGAAGTCATTGCCGACGCCCAGGCCAAGGGTGCCCGCGTGGTGAACGAAGGCGGCGGCACGGCGGCCGGCCCGCTGGTGTTCCCGGCGCTGCTGTTTCCGGTGCAGGAGGGCATGAAAGTGTGGCGCGAAGAGCAGTTCGGGCCGGTGGTGCCGGTGGCGTCTTTCAGCAAAGTCGACGAAGCCATTCAGTACATCATCGACTCCGACCACGGCCAGCAGGTGAGCATCTTCGGCAGTGAATCGAAGGAAGTGGCCGACCTCATCGACCAGCTCGTGAACCAGGTGAGCCGCGTCAACATCAACGCCCAGTGCCAGCGCGGGCCCGATACCTTCCCCTTCACCGGCCGCAAAGACTCGGCCGAGGGCACGCTGTCGGTGTACGACGCGCTGCGCTCGTTCAGCATCCGCACGGTGGTGGCCACCAAAATGACGGACGCCAACAAGCACCTGCTGAACGAGATTGTGGACGGCCAGGAAAGCAGCTTCCTGAGCACGCGGTTTATTCTGTAG
- the crtD gene encoding 1-hydroxycarotenoid 3,4-desaturase CrtD, with translation MFRKKTFSAPRQPVAVIGAGIAGIAAAVRLAVTGHAVTVFEAGPTFGGKMHQFELPGGYRFDAGPSLFTLPQLVDDIFRLAHREPADYFRYERLDPITHYFFADGTRLKAWADADTFAAEVQARLGTPAAEVTTFLKRAGRAYDATAGTFLHKSLHKAGTYLSPETLKAVAALPQLGLLGTMHQRHASAFGRDPRLVQLFDRYATYNGSDPYQAPATLSMIPHLEHGIGAFYPEGGIYAIAESLVKLALEFGVKFRYNEAVEEIVVAENRVTGVRTAQDVYDFGRVVSNMDVVPTYRRLLPGQPAPERTLAQPRSSSALIFYWGIAQEFPELDLHNIFFSADYQREFQAIFQEKTVADDVTVYVNITSKKTPTDAPAGHENWFVMVNVPHDQGQDWDALTRQTRAAVLRKLHQALGIDVEPLIAAEKVWTPPGIAADTSSFGGALYGSSSNNALAAFLRHPNFSGRLEGLYFCGGSVHPGGGIPLCLLSAKIVASLIDS, from the coding sequence GTGTTTCGTAAAAAAACTTTCTCTGCGCCCCGCCAGCCCGTAGCCGTCATCGGGGCGGGCATTGCCGGCATTGCGGCGGCGGTGCGGCTGGCCGTGACCGGGCACGCCGTCACGGTGTTTGAAGCCGGGCCCACGTTTGGGGGCAAGATGCACCAGTTCGAGCTGCCGGGCGGCTATCGTTTCGACGCCGGCCCCTCGCTCTTCACGCTGCCGCAGCTGGTAGACGACATTTTCCGGCTGGCCCACCGCGAGCCCGCCGACTACTTCCGCTACGAGCGGCTCGACCCCATCACGCACTATTTTTTTGCCGATGGCACCCGGCTCAAAGCCTGGGCCGATGCCGACACATTTGCGGCCGAGGTGCAGGCCAGGCTGGGCACCCCTGCGGCCGAAGTGACTACATTTCTGAAGCGCGCCGGCCGGGCCTACGACGCCACGGCTGGCACCTTCCTGCACAAGTCGCTGCACAAGGCCGGCACCTACCTCAGCCCCGAAACCTTGAAAGCCGTGGCCGCGCTGCCGCAGCTGGGCCTGCTGGGCACCATGCACCAGCGCCACGCCAGCGCCTTCGGCCGCGACCCGCGCCTGGTGCAGCTCTTCGACCGCTACGCCACCTACAACGGCTCCGACCCCTACCAGGCGCCGGCCACGCTCAGCATGATTCCGCACCTGGAACACGGCATCGGCGCGTTTTACCCCGAGGGCGGCATCTACGCCATTGCCGAAAGCCTGGTGAAGCTGGCCCTGGAGTTCGGCGTGAAATTCCGCTACAACGAGGCCGTGGAGGAAATTGTGGTGGCCGAAAACCGCGTGACGGGCGTGCGCACGGCCCAGGACGTGTACGACTTCGGCCGCGTGGTGAGCAACATGGACGTGGTGCCCACCTACCGGCGCCTGCTGCCGGGCCAGCCCGCCCCGGAGCGCACGCTGGCCCAGCCCCGCTCCTCCTCGGCCCTGATTTTTTACTGGGGCATTGCCCAGGAATTCCCCGAGCTGGACCTGCACAACATCTTTTTCTCGGCCGACTACCAGCGCGAGTTTCAGGCCATTTTTCAGGAGAAGACCGTGGCCGACGACGTGACCGTTTACGTCAACATCACCTCCAAAAAGACGCCCACCGACGCCCCGGCCGGCCACGAAAACTGGTTTGTGATGGTGAACGTGCCCCACGACCAGGGCCAGGACTGGGACGCCCTCACCCGCCAAACCCGCGCCGCCGTGCTCCGTAAGCTGCACCAGGCGCTGGGCATCGACGTGGAGCCGCTCATCGCCGCCGAAAAAGTGTGGACGCCCCCGGGCATTGCCGCCGACACGTCCTCGTTTGGGGGCGCGCTCTATGGCAGCTCCAGCAACAACGCGCTGGCCGCCTTCCTGCGCCACCCCAATTTTTCGGGGCGGCTCGAAGGGCTGTACTTTTGCGGCGGGTCGGTGCACCCGGGGGGCGGCATTCCGCTGTGTTTGCTGTCGGCCAAAATCGTTGCTTCTCTTATTGATAGTTAA
- a CDS encoding GNAT family N-acetyltransferase, with product MPTGVSIIDFEPAHRPAFEALNHELDYEWITRYFYIEGANRQPVENPQQYIVERGGHILMAVCEGEIVGTCALVKEHDGVYELARLAVAPAAQRRGIGWALGQAMLGKARELGARRVEVLSISTLLPALKLYDKLGFRPAALIPGHPGDVRMVLDL from the coding sequence ATGCCCACCGGCGTTTCCATCATCGATTTTGAGCCCGCGCACCGCCCGGCTTTCGAAGCCCTCAACCACGAGCTCGATTATGAGTGGATTACGCGCTATTTCTACATCGAAGGCGCCAACCGCCAGCCGGTAGAAAACCCCCAGCAATACATCGTGGAGCGCGGCGGCCACATCCTCATGGCCGTGTGCGAGGGCGAAATCGTGGGCACCTGCGCCCTGGTAAAAGAGCACGACGGCGTGTACGAACTGGCCCGGCTGGCCGTGGCGCCGGCTGCCCAGCGCCGCGGCATCGGCTGGGCGCTGGGCCAGGCCATGCTGGGCAAAGCGCGTGAGCTGGGCGCCCGCCGCGTAGAAGTTCTCTCCATTTCCACGCTGCTGCCGGCCCTCAAGCTCTACGATAAGCTGGGCTTCCGGCCGGCGGCCCTCATCCCCGGCCACCCCGGCGACGTGCGCATGGTGCTGGATTTGTAG
- a CDS encoding IS5 family transposase (programmed frameshift), producing the protein MDYLLTDAQWARIAPLLPGREGTKGGRGQDNRRFVEAVLWLLRNGCRWRALPAAWGNWHTTYTRFQRWTASGVWARVLAAVQEDDALHTLLVDSTTVRVHQHASGARKKTGPQALGRSRGGLTTKLHAVADAGGRFVRGSLTAGQRHDAPQALPLLDGLAPAYLVADRGYDSDPLVATLAARGTCAVIPPRCKRRYPRGYDAARYAQRHPIERLFSRLKQFRRVATRYDKLDAHFLAFIHLAATVLWLRDC; encoded by the exons ATGGATTATTTGCTCACAGACGCGCAGTGGGCCCGCATCGCGCCGCTGCTGCCGGGTCGGGAAGGCACGAAAGGTGGCCGGGGCCAGGACAACCGCCGTTTTGTAGAAGCGGTGCTGTGGTTGTTGCGCAACGGCTGCCGCTGGCGTGCCTTGCCGGCCGCGTGGGGCAACTGGCACACAACATACACGCGCTTCCAGCGCTGGACCGCCTCGGGCGTGTGGGCCCGGGTGCTGGCCGCCGTGCAAGAGGACGACGCGCTGCACACGCTGCTGGTCGACTCGACCACCGTGCGGGTGCACCAACACGCGAGCGGGGCACGCAAAAAAACGG GGCCGCAAGCCCTGGGGCGTAGCCGCGGCGGATTGACCACCAAGCTGCACGCGGTGGCCGACGCTGGGGGCCGGTTCGTGCGCGGCAGCCTGACAGCCGGCCAGCGCCACGACGCCCCGCAAGCGCTGCCGCTGCTCGACGGGCTGGCCCCGGCCTACCTCGTGGCCGACCGGGGCTACGATTCCGACCCGCTCGTGGCCACCCTGGCTGCCCGCGGCACCTGTGCCGTGATTCCGCCCCGGTGCAAGCGCCGCTACCCGCGGGGCTACGACGCGGCGCGTTACGCCCAACGTCACCCCATTGAGCGCCTTTTCAGCCGCCTCAAGCAGTTTCGCCGCGTGGCCACCCGGTATGACAAACTCGATGCGCATTTTTTGGCCTTTATTCACCTCGCTGCAACCGTCCTGTGGCTACGCGACTGTTAA